A window of Magnolia sinica isolate HGM2019 chromosome 13, MsV1, whole genome shotgun sequence genomic DNA:
AGTACATAACTAATCCTTGCTTGGAAGAATAACTGTCAATACCTTTACATTTGAAGGAGCTGCAACTGGAGCTGTTAAGTACTTCTCCTTCATCTTAATCAGCTTTGCGATGAGGTTGGGAAGGACAGAAGGCAGTCCAGGGATAAGACCAAGCACCCAAATCAGCTCATTCTCTATCCACTCTAGCAGTTGATTATTGCAAACTGAGATTATAAAAACTGTCTGCAACATAAACCAAAATAATTAGTTGCAAACCACAGAAACAAGAGCTTAGAAAAAGCAGAGTGCACGTTGCTGGTTCAGTTATGAATCatttgcaacatatttgatgatgagaacgcatctttttctttttctttttcaaagagACCACATCAACTGAGTTCCATCATTCTTAAAAGGTCAGAATCTCTATTCATAGACCATCCAACATGCACTTGCACAAGAACCTTAATGTTACTTGTTGCTTGCAGCCACCTTGGTAATGAGCATGTCAATAAAAAAGTTAGTGTATCTGATCTTTTATTAGAACAATACAAATTGGCCATGGTCAAAACAAAGCACATGCACAGCTAAAGGCAACTCAAAATGAAGATGCATAACAAAGGCAACTCATTGGTCGGACCATTGCAACaaggttttctttttgttttttctatGGTAATAAGGTTTTTCTCTTTTTGCTAATTCGAAAAAAGGGGCTTCCATTGCTATTGATGGATAACACATAGCATTATAGTTATGAGCGGCGAAGCATCAAAACGTCGAGGTGGAGAAAATCTTCCCCAATGGTTACCAATAGCTGGTAAAAGCCACAGCCAACCATAGGGTGGAAAAGAATTGAGGTCAGATCTTTGATCTAATCTTTCTAAGACACTTAATAAAGTGGAACAGAAAGAACTACCTGTATATGAGTCTTGATAATCGCCTTTCCAATCAGTGTTGCAAGAAAGAACTCCCAAAATGGGATTCCAAATTGCCCACACATGATGCCAGCAAGATCAAATAGTGGGTTTGGTACCTGAAATGCAATACATTGCAACTAGGGCATATCAGCCATTAAAATGCTAACATACAAATGAAGGATGCATGTACTAAATACAGGTTTGCTGCCTCAAGCAGAGAGTCCATGCCACCCATTGAAGACATGTTTTGCAATTGTATCATGAGTTGCAAATGAACATATATTAGAGTGGGCATGAAGATGAATAATACAAGCAAAACAGATGAACTTCTTATCCCAAAGGCATGTAAGAACATGCTAAGAAGAGCAAAGTTTACAAAGAAGATAGGTTGGATGTAGGAACATGATAAGAAGAGCGAATTTTGCATAGAAGATAAGTACTGAAAGGCATCGCAAAAGATATACGGGAATGAAGGCACTGGAAGTTTACAGCAATTCATAGCTTGTTCTTAGTTATGTAACAGATAcataatatgtccaaaaagaagcTAATATCCCACTCTTATTCTGCAAATGACATACTGAAGGCAATCCAAACACTTCCACCTCTCCAACCAGACTGATGCCACATGTTCTTAGTTACATGTGGCCTGCACGTCAAATTTTAATCTAGAATATGACCTACACAAAGGGGGCTTTGTTTTCTCCATTCAAACTACTCAAATAGGCACAACTTCCACTTGCTGCTCCAAGGAGAACTTCACATTACCAGCCTAGCATTCTGGCAGTCTCTGTTTTGCAGCTTTTGCTTGGCAATTCATCTCCAATACATGTGTTGGGCCTTTGAAGTAACTCTCCAGCAATGATCAAGAGAGCACACTGGCTAATGCATGCACACTAAAAACTTGAATATGGGAGTCAGTGAGTATGCATGTTGACTAAAATCTCACCATTATCAAACTGCAAGATGAAAGTTGAGAAAGAGTCGGGAGCAATACCAACCAACATTTTGGCCTGATTTCAGAATGGACAGGcaatcctttttttcttttaagaggTAGGACAAGCAATCCTTAATCAAGCTTTGAGAAAATGCAACCAAGCATCGAATCAAATTGAAAAATCTGGTATCATATTGTTAGACATAAATAATCAGTATAACGTGATATGCAAGCTTGCTACAAGTTATTTCTCTTCCACCGGATGGATTCAGACAACAGCAAAAATAAGTAAATCTGGACAACATTTCACATATTATTGCTTTGTCCAAAGGGCAATAGACTTTTGACATTGAATAATCACACAAGGCTGAAATCTATATATACCATTGGAAGACTTGGATGCTGGAAAAGACAGGGAAGAACACAAACTAACCGAAGCAAGTATTAAAATTGTAAAGAAATTCAGATGCTGCGAGTTATGCTTCGAGTGATCAAACAGCCAGCGTTTGATTTGTTTTAGGCGACCTATTATTACTCCATCTTCTTTTGAGGAAGCGTCCAATTCCTCCATGGTGTCCAATTTGCTACCTGACATATATGCTGTAATAGAGCTCATTGAGTTAATAAAATTAGATCATTCATGAACCACCTACACCAGAAGTGGACATATTTATTAAACCATGACATTAAATCTTGCTATAACAAATAAATCCAGATTAGCACAAAGTTAATTGACatttaaaacacacacacacacacacacacacacacacacacacacacacaacaataaAAGCATCTCATTACAATGAAAAATACAATTGAAAATATAAACCTAGCATATGGAGGTACAGACGTGCTTGATTAGGTGGGAGAATTCACCAACAAGATCAATATCCAAAGTCTTATTTTCTCCAATTTTGTGGTGGCAAATCTGGTCACCTAGTCATGTGAAGGGAAATTGGTCTGCTATATGACAGTACATATTACTGAAGCTATTGCGAAGAGTATAAGTTAACTTCAGGTTACATCTTGTCTGCACCATGGTTCTAAAAGTtgctgactcgacttgaaacttggctcagctcggcaAGATTTGAGCCACTAGGGAACTCAATTCTGAGAGTGACGTGACTGAATCACAGCAAGACTCATCAAATGGACTCACTAACTCGGTCTACTCAACACAACTTGCTCTAACTTGGGCTGAGACACTTGcgttgtctttctttctttcttttttttttttttaatgatgacagAGTGTCCCTGCTCCTTTTTAAAAGCAAGACTAATCTCTGGGGATGAACACTATCACCCACAAACAACATGCATCAGGTAATCctagggaggggaatcgaacttgcATCTGAGTCACTTGTgtagtcaaacatttttttaatTAAGAGTAAAGAGACCCTAAGCAAGATTTAAACCCGTAATCTCTTTTAGGATGCAAAAGCATTCAACCATCAAGCTATGCAACAATGGTTGCTTACATTCTTATTTTATAATACTCACACCAAAGATAAAGAGTTCATGATGATTGGTCCAACTACTCTTATGACCAATCTTCTCCTATTGACAAAGCATGCAACTTATCACCACTTTCATATTAATGAATAGATCAGTTTACTTTCCCAGTACAGTAATGATTCTTTACCATCAAGAAATTCTACATCATATATTCAAAATGAGGCACGCACACTCTTATAATTAAAACATACCTGCTCTTGAGATGAAATATGGTGGAAGCTCCCCAAGAGCAGTTCCAAAACCCCACAGAATAGCTTCTAACTGAACCTGTGGCAATATGCTGCTAAGCGGAACCCTAACCAGCGAATCAGGCAATGACGGAAACATTGGGAGGCCATACTCAGAGCAATCCTTTTCAAGCCATGAAGGGCCTTTTTTCAATTGTATGGTATCATATGGGGTGGTTTTCAAATCGACTCGGCCACACTGCATGGCTTTTATTGTAAACAGCGCAATATGGGGACCAAGATATAGCACAAATGTATGCAAACCAGATCCTGCAAACAAGCATGTGACTATGTCAGCACTTCATCAACTGAAACATTAACTAGATTTCTGGCATAGCATATTAAACAAGATAACTATAGCATCATTTCATAAAGATGCACGCTTTATGACAAGCATGGTTTACATACATTCCTTtgttggagaaaaaaaaaaaccaatcatCACTTGTGTTTGATAAACTTCTCTAGTTAAAGGATTTTTAATGCGCATTCACTAGTTGGCTCATGAAAATCAAGTAATATTCTTAATTTCATAAAGCAAAATATTATCAAGTCCAGAAAATTTTTCATTTGATTACTTTCAGCTGGCTATGGGGAGAAAGATGAAGTTTCTCAAACTCCAGAAATAATGGAGTTAacagtttgttttctttttcttttatttcttttttctttatttttcttttctttccttttttgttctttctttctaTCTTTTTTTTGAACAACTGAATTGTATTGGGAGGGCTCCACCCCCTGAAAATGAAAGTTACAGTTATTATCGTTGCTGCCACAAATGTACAAATAGGTTACTTTGAGTAGCTGTGAACATCTTGGTATATTCTGAAATTTCTGGTCAAATACTCCCACTTAAACCCCACAAACAACCATCAAGCCTACTTGCCTACTTAGACCCCTTCATAATCTCAATATTGACCGGCCACTAGTAACATGTGTCCATCATATCTTACTAATAAAAAGCATGTGCAAGATGAGCGTGGAACCAACGGATGCTGTTTTTAAGACATAGACCAAAAGACACCTTCCAAAAATGTGGTGACGTTTTTAAGCATCCACCTGTTTAAGAAACTGTCCGACCTGGGTCCAAGCCCGTAGCTCAGTGGAACACAAGGAGCATTTCAACATTGGGGTCTCAGGTTTGTGCCCAGCTTAGCTATCAAAAAATAAACTGTCTCGCCTGATCAATAGACCAGCCTGATTGTTTAATAATGGCATGGGGAAAAAGGGATCTGCCTGAAGGAAGGCTCATATCTCTCATTCCATGCACTAAATTGGCAAATGTGGCAACCTCTTGAACAGCTGCTGCAAGAATTTAGAACTGTCAAGGACTGACCTCGCGAGAATAGTCCATATATGCCAAGTATATGTGCCAATATAGGACAAAGGCAAGGGACACATAGGCCAAGGCAGCACCCTTCAACTGAACATGTGGCAAAGTATGATGAAACATATGCATGGACACAAAATGTACATGTGACATATATGTATCACTAGCAAATAGTGGGTCGCAGTGACCATAAAACGGATGGCTAAGTAGCAGGCAAACAGGAATTATTTGATCCTCTGGCAGATTATGATAACCGATACACAGACATATCATTtgaacatgtggcatatatgcATCTCAATTCCAAAGTGGACGAGCCTCACTGAATATATGGTGCTCACCCTGCTTGATCAGTGGCCATAAAGTGGATGGCTAAAATGACAGGAGATCAATGGTCCCTTATTGGGATcctttttggttgaatgtggaccaaggtgttccgtaacagtaacggtggccgtaatggccaccaccgttacctttatgatacgggacataacggctgttacggccattacggtctctctctctctctctctctctctctctctctctctttttaatttattgaaaaaacccccgaaaaacctgtatctgcccccataatgttgattaaaaagtatgaaaaacccaTATATGTCTCGTAATAGATCAttatggggctattatggcctttataggggatgtaacgtgccgttaacagcaactacaggtcattttttttttccataatggctgttatggctgTTACGACGCCgcaacatgtaacggttgccacctttacctttacata
This region includes:
- the LOC131222594 gene encoding vacuole membrane protein KMS1 isoform X1, which codes for MESGKSAASPSLMSVAESEDTVGDVLISELRERHQLDLENLTLTTQPFKTLKLFTLAIVQYLKQSILYVLTRGGWLMLFCTVAVASGLLLIAVDGPHEKHVQEFIRYFRFILWWVALGVASSIGLGSGLHTFVLYLGPHIALFTIKAMQCGRVDLKTTPYDTIQLKKGPSWLEKDCSEYGLPMFPSLPDSLVRVPLSSILPQVQLEAILWGFGTALGELPPYFISRAAYMSGSKLDTMEELDASSKEDGVIIGRLKQIKRWLFDHSKHNSQHLNFFTILILASVPNPLFDLAGIMCGQFGIPFWEFFLATLIGKAIIKTHIQTVFIISVCNNQLLEWIENELIWVLGLIPGLPSVLPNLIAKLIKMKEKYLTAPVAAPSNVKAKAWDGLSLNSVWNSVVWLMLLNFFVKIVTSTAQRHLRKQQEAELAALTQQPAETRHSKGGY
- the LOC131222594 gene encoding vacuole membrane protein KMS1 isoform X2, which translates into the protein MESGKSAASPSLMSVAESEDTVGDVLISELRERHQLDLENLTLTTQPFKTLKLFTLAIVQYLKQSILYVLTRGGWLMLFCTVAVASGLLLIAVDGPHEKHVQEFIRYFRFILWWVALGVASSIGLGSGLHTFVLYLGPHIALFTIKAMQCGRVDLKTTPYDTIQLKKGPSWLEKDCSEYGLPMFPSLPDSLVRVPLSSILPQVQLEAILWGFGTALGELPPYFISRAAYMSGSKLDTMEELDASSKEDGVIIGRLKQIKRWLFDHSKHNSQHLNFFTILILASVPNPLFDLAGIMCGQFGIPFWEFFLATLIGKAIIKTHIQTVFIISVCNNQLLEWIENELIWVLGLIPGLPSVLPNLIAKLIKMKEKYLTAPVAAPSNVKRMVTVHIQSKGAKLSKG